GTAGAGGACGTTGAGGAGCAGGCCCCCGACGAGCGCGGCCGGGGTGAGGAAGCCCACGACCAGGCCGAGGCCCACCGCCAACTCCGCGTAGACGACGACGTACGCCATCGTGCGCGGGCGCGGCGCGACCATCACGTCGAAGCCCGAACGGACCGCAGTCCAGCGGTGTTTGGCGGCGACGTCGGCCGCCCACGCGATGCCGGTGCCGCGCTCGAACCAGGCCTTCTTGTCCTTGTGCCGCCAGCTCTCCAGCCACCACAGCCCGAGTCCTATGCGGAGGACCGCGAGCCAGTCCGCTCCGCTGAGCCAGATCGCATCCATGAATCTGACGGTACGTCAGAAGCTGAAGAAAGCCGAGGGGCAGCCATGAAAATCCTGTGCGCGGACCGTGCCGCTATGGGTCCGCCATGAATCCCCGCAGATTGTTGACGATTTTGTTCGCCGCCGATTACGTTCGCAAGCGCAAGGCCAAGGAGCGGTCAGGAAGACGCGGTCGGGAAGACGAGAGGCAGCACGGTGAAGCACAGGGCAGTGAAGCGCAGGACGGTAGTCATGGGCATCGGCGCGACCGCGGGTGTCGCGGCGGCCGGCGGCATCGCGCTCAGCGCGAACGCGTCGAGCGACTCGAAGTCCTCCTCCTCGGACGCCCTGGTCTTCGACCCGGACGCCTACACGAAGCTGACGAAGTCGGTCACGGACACCGCCGGCACCGAGCACACGGTCGTCTACCACTTCTGGAAGGCGATCACGTACGTCGCCAAGCCGGTGGACGCCACCTATCAGTCGCTCATCGTCAGCGCCCCGGTGGAGATCGACGGCAAGGCGGTCGACGCGAGCAACGCCCCGATCCTGCTCGCCAACTCCGTCGGCGGCTACCTGCCCTCCTCCGTGTCGACGGCCACCGAGGTCGGCGGCGGCGGTTCCGCGATGGGCGGCGGCGCGGCCCCCAGCGGCGCGCCCACCGGCTCGACCAGCTCTTCGGCCGCCCCGAGCGCCTCGGCCTCGGCGAGCGCCCCCGGCGCCAACGGCAACACCAACGCCACCGGCGGCGCCACCTCCAGCAACCAGCTCCTCGCGCTGGCCGCCGGTTACGTCGTCATCGAGCCCGGCGCCCGCGGCCGTACCCTCAAGAACTCCAGCGGCGAGTACTACGGCACCGCGCCCGCCGCGATCGTCGACCTCAAGGCCGCGGTCCGCTACATCAAGTCGAACAAGGGCCGCATCCCCGGCAACGTGGAGCGCATCGTCTCCGCGGGCACCAGTGCGGGCGGCGCGCTGTCCTCCCTGCTCGGCGCGTCCGGTGACAGCCCGATCTACGACAAGTACCTCAAGGCGCTGGGCGCGGCCGACGCCTCCGACGCGATCTTCGCGACCGGCGCCTGGTGCCCGATCACCGACCTGGAGCACGCGGACGGCGCCTACGAGTGGAACTGGGGCGCCAACGACCTGAGCACCGGCAAGACGGTGGACCAGACGGTCTCCAAGGCGCTGCAGGCCCAGTTCGCCGAGTACCAGGCCGGCCTCAAGCTGCGCGGCCTCGGCGGCTTCGGTCCGCTGAACGCCCGCAACCTCGACGCGTACATGGTCAAGCAGTACCTGGAGCCCTCGGCGACCACGTACCTCGCCGCGCTCTCGGACTCCGCCCGCGCGACCTACCTGAAGGCCAACACCTTCATCACCTGGTCCGGCGGAAAGGCCACCTTCACCTGGGCCGACTTCCTCACCCACGTCGGCGCCCGCAAGAAGGACGCCCCCGCCTTCGACGCCTTCGACCTGTCGGCCGGCGAGAACAACGAGTTCGGCACGGGCACGACCCTGGCCCGCCACTTCACGGCGTACGGCGCGAAGAACGACTCGACCGGGCTCAGCAGCAAGCGGGTTCCGAGCGACGTCCCCGCCAAGCTCGACCTGATGAACCCGATGTACCACCTGGTCGAGAAGGTCAACCCGAACCGCTCCAAGCACTGGTGGATCCGCCTCGGCACCAAGGACTCGGACACCGCGCTGACGGTCGCCGCCAACCTCGCCGCCCGCCTCGACAACCTGGGAGACGACGTGAACCACATCTACTACTGGGACGAGGGCCACGGCGCCAACACCGACCCGGCCGACTTCATCACCTGGATCGCCCAGGTGACGGGCCACAAGGCCAAGCGCGGCAAGTAGCCCCCAAGGACGCGGTACCGGTTTCCCGTCATACATTCCGGTCACCGCCTCACGACGCCGAGCCCGACCGCGGACAGCGCGGGCTCGGCGTCGTGCCATGTCCGGACCCGCATCCGCCGCTCACAACCAGAGGCCCTACGTCACCCACCTCACCCACTCCTCCACACCCGTGATCGATCCGCAACCAATTCCGGGCTTGACCGAGACCCATCAACGTGGGACGTGATTACGCTCGCGCTCATGGCCGACTCCACAGCGTCCCCGACCCCCGCGGCGCAGAACCACGCAGACCGTCCCGTGTACGTCATCGGCGGCGGCCCCGGCGGTCTCGCCGCCGCGTACGCGCTGCGCGCGCAGGGCATCCGTGCCGTCGTACTGGAGCGGTCGGACCGGGTCGGAGCGTCCTGGCGCAGGCACTACGACCGCCTCCACCTGCACACCACCCGGCGGCTTTCGAGCCTGCCCGGGCTCACGATGCCGCGCCGGTTCGGCCGCTGGGTCTCGCGGGACGACGTGGTGCGCTATCTGGAGAAGTACGCCGAGGTCCACGAGCTGGAGATCGTCACCGGCGTCGAGGTCTCCCGCGTCGAACGCTCCGCCGACGGCACCGGCTGGCTCCTGCACGCCACCGGCGGCCGCGAACTCACCGGCCGCGCGGTCGTCGTCGCCACCGGCACCAACCACACCCCCGCATCCCCGACTGGCCCGGCCGCGACACCTACACCGGCGACCTCCTGCACGCCGCCGACTACCGCAACGCCCAGCCCTACACCGGCCAGGACGTCCTCGTCGTCGGCATCGGCAACACGGGCGCGGAGATCGCGGTCGACCTGGTGGAGAGCGGTGCGTCCCGCGTACGGCTCTCCGTCCGCACGGCCCCGCACATCGTCCGCCGGTCGACCGCGGGCTGGGCGGCCCAGTACACGGGCGTTCTCGTACGGCGGCTGCCGGTCGGCGTCGTCGACCGGCTCGCGGGGCCGATGGCCAAGCTCAGCGTGCCGGACCTGGCGGCGCAGGGGCTGCCGCGCCCCGACACCGGGCTGTACAGCCGGGTCAAGGAGGGCTCGATCCCGGTCCAGGACGTCGGGCTCATCGACGCCGTGCGCAAGGGGCGGGTCGAGATCGTGCCGGCCGTGGAGAGCTTCGAGGACGGCAAGGTGGTCCTCGCCGGCGGCGACCGCATCGGCCCGGACGCCGTGATCGCGGCCACGGGCTACGTCCGCTCCCTGGAGCAACTCGTCGGCCACCTCGGCGTGTTGGACACCCGCGGCAAGCCGGTCGCGCACGGCGCGCGCACCCCGAAGGACGCGCCCGGCCTGTACTTCACCGGCTTCACCAACCCCATCAGCGGCATGCTCCGCGAACTGGCCATCGACGCGGAGAAGATCGCGAAGGCGGTCGCCAAGGAGACCAGGAAGCTCTCGAAGAAGGCCTCGAAGGGGGTCCCGGCCGCGTCCTGACCCGGGGTCCGCCCGTCCCGCAGGAGGGCCACGACCCGGGGTCCGTCCGTTCTTTGCGTGCACGACAGTTCCTGACGCTGTGTCAGTTCAGTAATCTGACAGTGCGTCAGTTGATTATGCCGTCACACAGGAGCGGGGCGGACCGATGCTTGGATCAACCCACGGCACCCTCACCACCGACTCCCGCCGGGCCCGGGTCATCGCCTGCGGTGAGCAACCCGGCCCCGCCGTCCACGGCAGGCCCGCCGACGTCGACGATCTCGACGTCGGCGGGCGGCCGTTGTACGCGGGCGTACCCGACCTGGACCGTTTCTTCCGCCCCGAGTCGGTCGCCGTGATCGGCGCCTCGGACGCGGAGGGCCGTCCGAACACCGGCATCACCCGCCAACTCATGGCCTGGGCCACCCGAGTTGGGGCCCGCCTCCACCCGGTGCACCCCACCCGTACGACGGTCTTCGACGTCCCCTGCTTCCCCTCCGTCGCCGACCTCCCCGAACAGGTCGACCTGGCCGTGGTGCTGGTGGCCGACCCCCTCCCCGTGATCGAGCAACTCGCCGAGGCGAAGGTGAAGTTCGCGGTCGCCTTCGCGTCCGGCTTCGCGGAGACGGGCGAGGAGGGCGCGCTGGCACAGGCCCAACTCGCCGCCGCCGTAGGCAGGTCGGGCCTGCGCCTCCTCGGCCCGAACACCAACCTCAACGCCTTCGAGAACTTCCGTGAGGACCTCGAAGGCCCCGCGATCGCACTGATCACCCAGTCCGGCCACCAGGGCCGCCCGGTCTTCGCCCTCCAGGAACTCGGCATCCGCCTCTCCCACTGGGCCCCCACCGGCAACGAGGCCGACCTGGAGACCGCCGACTTCATCTCCTACTTCGCCGAACGCCCCGAGGTCGGCGCCATCGCCTGCTACGTCGAGGGCCTCAAGGACGGCCGCTCCTTCCTCCTCGCCGCCGACCGCGCCGCCCGCCGCAAGGTCCCGGTGGTCGCGGTGAAGGTCGGCCGCACCGAGACCGGCGCCCGCACGGCCGCCTCCCACACCGGCAAACTCACCGGCGCGGACACGGTGGTGGACGCCGCGATGCGCCAGTACGGCGTGATCCGCGTCGACGGCCTGGACGAACTCCAGGACACGGCCGCCCTGTTGGCGCGGGCGAAGCCTCCGGTGGCCGAGGGGGTCGTCGTCTACTCGATCTCCGGCGGCACGGGCGCCCACTTCGCCGACCTGGCGAGCGAGGCGGGACTGCCACTCCCGCAGTTGTCGGACGCGAAACAGTCCGAACTCCACGAGTGGATACCGCCGTACCTGAGCGTGGCGAACCCGGTCGACAACGGCGGTCACCCGGTGGGTGACTGGCGCGGCCGGAAGATCATCGACGCGATCCTGGACGACCCGGAGGTGGGGGTGCTGGTCTGCCCCGTCACGGGCCCGTTCCCCCCGCTGAGCGACAAGCTGGTGGAGGACCTGGTGGCCGCGGCGGAGGAGACCGACAAGCTGGTGTGCGTGGTGTGGGGCTCCCCGGTGGGCACCGAACCGGCTTACCGCGAAAGGTTGTTGGGCTCGTCCCGGGTGGCCACCTTCCGCACGGTCGGCAACTGCATCACGGCGCTGCGCGCCTACTTCTCCCACCACCGCTTCGTCCACGCCTACCGCTCCCCCTTCGACGAGGCCCCCCGCACCGTCTCCCCCTCCTTCCGCAAGGCCGAGGCTCTGATGCGCCCGGGGCAGCAGCTGAGCGAGCACGCGGCGAAGCAACTCCTGCGGGCGTACGGGATCCGGGTCCCCCGCGAGCAACTGGTGACCAGCGCGGCGGCGGCCGTACGGGCGGCGGGGCTGGTGGGCTACCCGGTGGTGATGAAGGCGTCCGGCGCGCAGATCGCGCACAAGACGGAACTGGGCCTGGTGAAGGTGGGCCTGACCTCGGCGAGCCAAGTCCGGGACGCCTACCGTGAGTTGACGGACATCGCGCGCTACGAGGACGTGACCCTGGACGGTGTCCTCGTCTGCCAGATGGTCGAGCGGGGCGTCGAGATGGTCGTAGGCGTCACGCAGGACGAACTGTTCGGCCCGACCGTGACGGTGGGGCTGGGCGGGGTACTGGTGGAGGTCCTGCGGGACGTGGCCGTACGGGTGCCGCCGTTCGGCGAGGAGGCGGCGCGGGGCATGCTGGGTGAGTTGCGCGGGCGGCCGTTGCTGGACGGGGTACGGGGACGTCCCCCGGCCGACCTGGACGCCCTGGTGGAGGTGATCCTCCGGGTGCAGCGGATGGCCCTCGAACTGGGCGATGTGCTCTCGGAGTTGGACATCAACCCGCTGATGGTGCTGCCCAGGGGGCAGGGCGCGGTGGCGTTGGACGCGTTGGCGGTGTGCCGATGAGTGACCCGACGGCTGAGGTCACGCACACGGTCGCGGGCGGTGTCGCGTACCTCACCCTCAACCGCCCCGAGGCTCTGAACGCGATCACCCCGGCCCAACGGGACCGCCTGATAACCCTGTTGGGAGAGGCATCGGCGGACCCCGCCGTACGGGCGGTGGTCCTGACCGGCACCGGCCGGGGCTTCTGCGCGGGCGCGGACCTGCGGGGCGGCGGGGCGCCTGGGGAACGGATCCCCGGTGACGTCGCCCGGGTGATCCGCCAGGGCGCGCAACGCCTGGTCGCCGCCGTCCTGGACTGCGAGAAACCGGTGATCGCTGCGGTGAACGGCACGGCGGCGGGGCTGGGCGCGCATCTCGCCCTCGCCTGCGATCTCGTCCTGGCCGCGGAATCGGCGCGGTTCATCGAGGTGTTCGTCCGCCGCGGCCTGGTCCCCGACGGCGGCGGCGCGTATCTCCTCCCGCGCCTGATCGGCCCGCAGCGCGCGAAGGAGCTGATGTTCTTCGGCGACGCGGTGAGCGCGGCGGACGCGGAACGCCTCGGCCTCGTCAACAGGGTCGTACCGGACGGGGAGTTGGAGAAGACGGCCCGGGAGTGGGCGGAGCGCCTCGCCACCGGGCCGACCCGCGCCCTCGCCCTCACCAAGCAACTCGTCAACGCGTCCCTGGACAGCGACCGTACGACCGCGTTCGCGGCGGAGGCGGCGGCACAGGAGATCAACATGACGACGGAGGACGCGCGGGAGGGCGTGGCGAGTTTCGTGGAGCGGCGGAGCCCCGAGTACCGGGGACGGTGACCCGGGGCGCCCGGAGCCGTCGTCAGTCCAACAGGCCGTCGTAGTCCGGGAGTTTGTACGTCGTGTCGGCGTAACCGCCCGACAGGTCGGTCGTGTTGTTGCCGATGTTGGCGATGATGTCGTAGCCGTTCGCCTCGATCGCCTTGCGCTGGGAGGTCTTGAAGTCGGCGATGGACTCCGTCAGGAGCTGGGCGACCGTGCGGGCGTAGAGGCCGTCGACCGTGTAACCGACCGACGTGAGGTTGGACTTGGTGACCGCGTTGAAGAGGTTGCTGCGGGCGCCGACGAAGAAGACGCTGATGCCCTTGGCGTGCGCGTCCTGGGCGAGGGCGAGGACCGGCGGGGTGGCCGGGACCGTGATGCCGCCCTCGAAGTAGGTCTCCAGCGAGGTGTTGTCGATGTCGAGCACGATCGCCTGCTTGGCACCGGAGGTGTTGGCGGCGGCACGGGAGTCGATGTAGGTCTGCGCGGGGCCGGTGACGGCGGCGACGTCGGTCAGCCACTGGGACTCGGTCACGGTCGAGTCGGCGGCCTGCGCGGGCAGGGCGGCGGCGAGCGTCAGGGCGAGGCCGGCGACGGCGGCCACGGCTCCGCCGCGTGCGGTGAGACGGTTCATCGTGTGGGTGCTCCTCAGGTCACGGCTGCCACCGGTGATGTGGCGGTGGCGGTCGTTGCGCAACACTGCTGGGGGTGGGCGTGCGGGAGGTGACCCGGGGAGGTCCACGGGGCGACGTAACACCCATGATCTGACCGGCAGTCTGTGAATTGGCCCAGCAAAGAGGCGATGCGGGCCGGTCCGCGAGACCGGACGCCGAGAGGCCCGCACCCCTTCCTATCTGATGAACCGTCAGCTTCAATGGGTGATGTGATGGGACACGCAGGGGCGGCCGCGGCCGCCGTCCGGTACCTCAGGTCGGCCGGAAGCGCTCCGGCCGCGCAGCCTGTCGAGGCGCTGCCGCGGCCGGAGCTT
The nucleotide sequence above comes from Streptomyces sp. N50. Encoded proteins:
- a CDS encoding HAD family acid phosphatase, which codes for MNRLTARGGAVAAVAGLALTLAAALPAQAADSTVTESQWLTDVAAVTGPAQTYIDSRAAANTSGAKQAIVLDIDNTSLETYFEGGITVPATPPVLALAQDAHAKGISVFFVGARSNLFNAVTKSNLTSVGYTVDGLYARTVAQLLTESIADFKTSQRKAIEANGYDIIANIGNNTTDLSGGYADTTYKLPDYDGLLD
- a CDS encoding subtype B tannase, encoding MGIGATAGVAAAGGIALSANASSDSKSSSSDALVFDPDAYTKLTKSVTDTAGTEHTVVYHFWKAITYVAKPVDATYQSLIVSAPVEIDGKAVDASNAPILLANSVGGYLPSSVSTATEVGGGGSAMGGGAAPSGAPTGSTSSSAAPSASASASAPGANGNTNATGGATSSNQLLALAAGYVVIEPGARGRTLKNSSGEYYGTAPAAIVDLKAAVRYIKSNKGRIPGNVERIVSAGTSAGGALSSLLGASGDSPIYDKYLKALGAADASDAIFATGAWCPITDLEHADGAYEWNWGANDLSTGKTVDQTVSKALQAQFAEYQAGLKLRGLGGFGPLNARNLDAYMVKQYLEPSATTYLAALSDSARATYLKANTFITWSGGKATFTWADFLTHVGARKKDAPAFDAFDLSAGENNEFGTGTTLARHFTAYGAKNDSTGLSSKRVPSDVPAKLDLMNPMYHLVEKVNPNRSKHWWIRLGTKDSDTALTVAANLAARLDNLGDDVNHIYYWDEGHGANTDPADFITWIAQVTGHKAKRGK
- a CDS encoding acetate--CoA ligase family protein — translated: MLGSTHGTLTTDSRRARVIACGEQPGPAVHGRPADVDDLDVGGRPLYAGVPDLDRFFRPESVAVIGASDAEGRPNTGITRQLMAWATRVGARLHPVHPTRTTVFDVPCFPSVADLPEQVDLAVVLVADPLPVIEQLAEAKVKFAVAFASGFAETGEEGALAQAQLAAAVGRSGLRLLGPNTNLNAFENFREDLEGPAIALITQSGHQGRPVFALQELGIRLSHWAPTGNEADLETADFISYFAERPEVGAIACYVEGLKDGRSFLLAADRAARRKVPVVAVKVGRTETGARTAASHTGKLTGADTVVDAAMRQYGVIRVDGLDELQDTAALLARAKPPVAEGVVVYSISGGTGAHFADLASEAGLPLPQLSDAKQSELHEWIPPYLSVANPVDNGGHPVGDWRGRKIIDAILDDPEVGVLVCPVTGPFPPLSDKLVEDLVAAAEETDKLVCVVWGSPVGTEPAYRERLLGSSRVATFRTVGNCITALRAYFSHHRFVHAYRSPFDEAPRTVSPSFRKAEALMRPGQQLSEHAAKQLLRAYGIRVPREQLVTSAAAAVRAAGLVGYPVVMKASGAQIAHKTELGLVKVGLTSASQVRDAYRELTDIARYEDVTLDGVLVCQMVERGVEMVVGVTQDELFGPTVTVGLGGVLVEVLRDVAVRVPPFGEEAARGMLGELRGRPLLDGVRGRPPADLDALVEVILRVQRMALELGDVLSELDINPLMVLPRGQGAVALDALAVCR
- a CDS encoding enoyl-CoA hydratase/isomerase family protein; amino-acid sequence: MSDPTAEVTHTVAGGVAYLTLNRPEALNAITPAQRDRLITLLGEASADPAVRAVVLTGTGRGFCAGADLRGGGAPGERIPGDVARVIRQGAQRLVAAVLDCEKPVIAAVNGTAAGLGAHLALACDLVLAAESARFIEVFVRRGLVPDGGGAYLLPRLIGPQRAKELMFFGDAVSAADAERLGLVNRVVPDGELEKTAREWAERLATGPTRALALTKQLVNASLDSDRTTAFAAEAAAQEINMTTEDAREGVASFVERRSPEYRGR